From one Dysidea avara chromosome 9, odDysAvar1.4, whole genome shotgun sequence genomic stretch:
- the LOC136266796 gene encoding ATP-dependent DNA helicase Q1-like: protein MTASTEATATVNESMIDDVAHQMGINRLKPKQMEAITAFLSGRDVFVALPTGYGKSIIFALLPAIFNRIKGCNSSLAVCISPLTSLEVDLTVKLQSRGINAAYVGEQQIDWQETKRVLEGNIEIVFISPESIIHNKAFRNMLRSEAYKERMVALIVDEAHCVKTWGDKFRTDFSKLGELRSLIAVNVMALTATATLDTLKVVKERLSLHDPAVIGLSPNVPNILYSTAKLPKLEDFCRRLSTVLMRHRVSYPKTIIFCRSYSDCGDIYRTLEIMMGSSFTEPIGYPKGLHRFRLVDMFTRASKRKMKQKVLESFVSMTSRLRVVIATTAFSLGIDCPNIRKVIHYGTPGTIEECVQETGRAGRDGEPAKACLFYGNPPKDVTPEMRSYGTNASQCRRNLLFKRFLFYNVDTVGEISPKCQCCDNCAKNCDCIDCVHRYQS, encoded by the exons ATGACCGCCAGTACAGAAGCTACCGCCACTGTTAATGAGAGTATGATAGACGATGTTGCTCATCAGATGGGGATAAACAGACTTAAGCCAAAACAGATGGAAGCTATTACAGCGTTTTTATCTGGAAGGGATGTGTTCGTAGCTTTGCCAACTGGATATGGTAAATCTATCATCTTTGCTTTGCTTCCTGCAATCTTTAATAGAATAAAAG GTTGCAATAGCAGCCTGGCTGTTTGTATAAGTCCTTTAACATCACTTGAGGTGGACCTAACAGTCAAGCTACAGAGCAGGGGGATTAATGCTGCATATGTTGGTGAGCAGCAAATAGATTGGCAGGAGACCAAGAGAGTGTTAGAGGGAAATATTGAAATAGTTTTTATTAGTCCTGAAAGCATTATTCACAATAAGGCTTTTAGGAATATGCTGCGCAGTGAAGCATACAAAGAAAGAATGGTTGCTTTAATCGTTGATGAGGCACATTGTGTAAAGACTTG GGGTGATAAATTCCGAACAGATTTTTCTAAACTTGGAGAGTTACGTAGCTTGATTGCGGTGAATGTTATGGCTTTGACTGCAACAGCCACATTGGATACCCTGAAGGTAGTTAAGGAACGCCTGTCTCTTCATGACCCTGCAGTTATTGGATTGTCCCCTAATGTTCCTAACATATTGTATTCAACTGCAAAGCTCCCTAAGCTGGAAGATTTCTGTCGCCGTTTGTCCACTGTATTGATGAGACATCGTGTGTCATACCCAAAGACAATTATTTTTTGTCGGAGTTACAGTGATTGTGGTGACATTTATCGTACATTAGAAATAATGATGGGGTCAAGTTTCACCGAGCCTATTGGCTATCCAAAGGGATTACATCGCTTTAGACTTGTTGACATGTTCACTAGAGCTTCCAAAAGGAAGATGAAGCAGAAAGTACTGGAATCATTCGTTTCTATGACCAGTAGATTAAGAGTGGTTATTGCGACTACAGCTTTCAGCTTGGGAATAGACTGTCCTAATATAAGAAAAGTAATTCACTATGGTACTCCAGGCACTATTGAGGAATGCGTTCAAGAGACTGGCCGTGCTGGTAGAGATGGAGAACCAGCCAAAGCTTGTTTGTTTTATGGGAATCCGCCAAAAGATGTAACACCAGAGATGAGATCATACGGCACTAATGCTTCACAATGCCGCagaaatcttttgttcaagaGGTTTTTGTTTTACAACGTAGACACCGTTGGAGAGATCTCACCAAAATGTCAGTGCTGTGACAACTGTGCAAAGAATTGTGATTGTATAGACTGTGTGCATCGTTATCAATCATAA
- the LOC136266792 gene encoding uncharacterized protein — MALIQRAVSVMLYAHGAGKQVYKSLQPLMVCLSHKRTIALVNRLSEDHDADVLFWAEDLKRFIEEQPVHHDILIAGDEIDMDQFESPAQDEDFVIDSNPINSSSSTSSSDDDVPTDDSESSVMGSPIDRSYTVQETSMSELEASFIPPPHSPIRLSDEDCTSPRQTEEVYPTAAENSVDQQMVTNYTLRDVPANDITCTPTLNPGNQSHWSGFKIVIDNVDKNFRPRYQRVDHQTKSLHCVHMYASKDRIDFSSFSNSKPEQVSVTPEDILPNYSDFSGIKEHFKVLVSRVLVQRLEQFSSQKRDVQWHLPSAYSNEMSMKSTVVPLGIIDQNENRVDEMAEILDQLHKYVPAKSYEVTTHLIDEGEELVHRGYNFHQIACTGDQLTVARQRTAKAVRHHSEDELDRLEGLVPSVEDWHTKQLLVKVIWKWLYSKQSSTEIGTLYQLKNTINRTNVPLDPKDNLNACEDFLGVVLEAHIVAAAKTLLSSTEYESVFGLAASIVDSFLQIDLPNTQPSQTQQPGRSRRRGTRQQPVPVDGVHIYGTDVLTLGLLWLGFSDAIKEGDGDKVFVYWKFLLLVFKSGGCRNYSIEAVKLLYQTHTLSPRLAAQLKWGRFINTHGRKGCNISGDLYLEHLNNRLKGTLCNLGPNNKTDTIQRAAKTVGVVSKVCQQFEKETCTVKDSDNHKRKPYTQDFNLILAILEEKDVFSNKPNRAHKSFALTQGHMQGFNDDKIHKWLQDKIESVKKYY, encoded by the exons ATGGCTCTCATCCAACGAGCAGTGTCAGTTATGTTGTATGCCCATGGTGCTGGCAAACAG GTTTACAAGAGCTTGCAGCCACTAATGGTATGTCTTTCTCACAAGAGAACAATTGCACTTGTCAATCGGCTATCAGAGGACCACGACGCAGATGTTTTATTTTGGGCAGAAGATTTGAAGAGGTTTATCGAG GAGCAGCCAGTACACCATGACATTTTAATAGCTGGTGATGAGATTGACATGGATCAATTCGAATCTCCTGCCCAAGACGAGGATTTTGTGATTGATAGCAACCCAATAAACAGCAGCTCATCAACATCGAGCAGTGACGATGATGTGCCCACAGATGATAGTGAATCATCAGTCATGGGTTCACCAATTGATAGGTCATACACTGTACAAGAGACATCAATGAGTGAGCTGGAGGCTTCCTTTATACCACCACCGCACAGTCCAATCAGGCTTTCAGATGAAGACTGTACCTCTCCTCGACAAACCGAGGAAGTGTATCCTACTGCTGCGGAAAACAGTGTCGATCAACAGATGGTGACAAACTATACTCTTCGAGATGTCCCTGCAAACGATATCACTTGTACTCCCACTCTTAATCCGGGAAACCAGTCTCATTGGTCTGGGTTTAAAATAGTCATTGACAATGTGGATAAAAACTTTCGACCCAGATATCAACGAGTTGACCACCAAACTAAATCTTTGCACTGTGTCCACATGTATGCTTCCAAAGACCGAATTGACTTTTCATCGTTTTCTAACTCTAAGCCGGAACAAGTTAGTGTGACACCAGAGGACATTTTGCCAAATTACAGTGATTTTTCTGGTATAAAGGAGCACTTTAAAGTACTTGTTTCAAG GGTGCTTGTGCAGCGTTTGGAACAATTTTCATCCCAGAAAAGAGATGTTCAGTGGCACTTACCTAGTGCATACAGCAACGAGATGTCAATGAAATCCACCGTA GTACCACTTGGCATAATTGATCAGAATGAAAACAGAGTTGACGAGATGGCTGAAATATTGGACCAGTTACACAAATACGTCCCTGCTAAGTCGTATGAAGTTACTACACACTTGATTGATGAGGGAGAAGAGTTAGTACACAGAGGATACAACTTTCATCAGATTGCGTGCACAGGTGATCAACTGACAGTAGCCCGTCAGCGTACTGCCAAAGCTGTACGGCACCATTCCGAAGATGAACTAGATCGATTAGAAGGATTGGTTCCATCTGTTGAAGATTGGCATACCAAGCAATTGCTCGTGAAG GTGATATGGAAGTGGCTATATTCGAAGCAGTCATCGACTGAAATAGGAACTCTCTACCAGCTCAAAAACACAATAAACAGAACAAACGTCCCTTTAGATCCCAAAGACAACCTCAATGCTTGTGAAGACTTCTTGGGAGTGGTTTTAGAAGCACACATTGTGGCTGCTGCAAAAACCCTTTTATCATCTACCGAGTATGAGTCTGTCTTTGGTTTAGCCGCATCGATAGTTGATAGCTTTCTTCAGATTGATTTGCCCAATACACAGCCATCTCAAACACAGCAGCCGGGTAGATCAAGACGTCGTGGAACCAGACAACAACCTGTACCAGTTGATGGCGTTCACATTTACGGAACTGATGTCTTAACACTGGGACTCTTGTGGTTGGGATTTAGTGATGCAATTAAGGAAGGTGATGGGGATAAAGTCTTTGTATACTGGAAGTTTCTTCTGTTAGTCTTTAAGAGTGGAGGATGTCGCAACTACTCTATTGAGGCTGTTAAACTGCTTTATCAGACACACACCTTGTCTCCCAGGTTAGCAGCTCAATTGAAGTGGGGAAGGTTTATTAATACGCACGGAAGGAAGGGATGCAATATTTCAGGAGATTTATATTTGGAGCACCTGAATAATAGACTAAAAGGAACTTTGTGTAATCTTGGACCCAACAATAAAACTGATACTATTCAGCGGGCGGCTAAGACTGTTGGTGTGGTGAGCAAGGTGTGCCAACAATTTGAAAAGGAGACGTGTACTGTTAAAGACAGTGATAATCACAAACGCAAGCCATATACACAGGATTTTAACTTGATCTTAGCAATTCTCGAGGAAAAGGATGTGTTCTCAAACAAGCCAAACAGGGCACACAAGAGTTTTGCTCTGACACAAGGACACATGCAAGGTTTTAACGATGATAAGATTCATAAATGGCTACAAGATAAAATTGAAAGTGTCAAGAAATATTATTAA
- the LOC136266801 gene encoding uncharacterized protein, protein MKSSSAVCFVCAILVIEVAVASPLAEPCRGADGKKGSYACKEITTASDGCNEGQCRKNSSLQEKQLNSVVKRHHGSFDHLDDNQVCPDCSLKKLTIKEAFASAHFVVRGRVLRTRLMGVTHVLVVLMVQLVMKSTGVILTPGRMVVAVPLRSGWECDCPGVRNFEVKETYLITGFLTKKSFNKSSKYLLEVNHNSLVTQWKESILDNMVAHKSDYPNLKLVPSLELYRMLFVYW, encoded by the exons ATGAAATCGAGTAGTGCAGTCTGTTTCGTGTGCGCCATTCTGGTAATAGAGGTTGCTGTAGCTAGCCCGCTAGCTGAACCGTGCAGAGGAGCAGACGGCAAGAAAGGGAGCTACGCTTGCAAAGAGATCACAACTGCTAGCGACGGCTGCAACGAAGGTCAATGCAGGAAGAACAGCAGCTTACAAGAGAAGCAGCTTAATTCAG TGGTTAAGCGGCATCACGGTTCCTTTGATCATCTAGATGATAACCAGGTGTGTCCTGACTGCTCCTTGAAGAAGCTAACCATCAAAGAAGCATTTGCATCAGCACATTTTG TTGTTCGAGGTAGAGTACTGCGTACTCGATTGATGGGTGTCACTCACGTTCTAGTGGTACTGATGGTACAGCTGGTTATGAAGAGCACTGGTGTGATACTCACACCGGGGAGAATGGTGGTTGCTGTACCGCTACGATCAGGTTGGGAATGCGATTGTCCCGGTGTACGCAACTTTGAAGTAAAAGAAACCTATTTGATCACAGGGTTCCTAACTAAGAAATCATTCAATAAAtcctcaaaatatttattgGAAGTGAACCATAACAGCTTAGTTACTCAATGGAAAGAGAGCATCTTGGATAACATGGTGGCACACAAGTCAGACTATCCTAATCTTAAACTAGTACCCTCCTTGGAACTGTACAGAATGTTATTTGTTTATTGGTAG